One Rhizoctonia solani chromosome 2, complete sequence DNA segment encodes these proteins:
- a CDS encoding 60s Acidic ribosomal protein, whose translation MRYIAAYLLLQIGGNASPGANDIKKVLEAGAVDVDEDRLSKLLSELEGKDVNALIAEGSSKLASVPSGGAVASGGAAPAAAAGGAAPAEEKKEEKKEEEKEESDDDMGFGLFD comes from the exons ATGCGTTACATTGCTGCCTACCTCCTCCTCCAGATTGGCGGAAACGCCTCGCCTGGAGCCAACGATATCAAGAAGGTTCTTGAGGCCGGCGCTGTCGATGTCGACGAAGACCGCCTGAGCAAGCTCTTGAGCGAGCTCGAGGGCAAGGACGTCAATGCC TTGATTGCCGAGGGATCGTCCAAGCTTGCGTCCGTCCCGTCGGGTGGCGCTGTGGCTTCTGGTGGAGCTGCCCCCGCTGCTGCTGCGGGTGGAGCTGCACCTGCagaggagaagaaggaagagaagaaggaagaggaaaAG GAGGAATCCGACGACGACATGGGCTTCGGTCTGTTCGACTAG
- a CDS encoding ribosomal protein S19, with translation MTQICTRRQSYTHPPFHPLTRSYTAPSTRGVPDPNLSDPGPLPTPHNTRSTTQRADPLSKMSDNEVTDPQLAADLKKRRSFRTFSYRGVELEKLLDLSNEDFVELVHARARRRFQRGLKRRPMGLIKKLRKAKKEAPPNEKPAMIGSVVGIYNGKVFNSVEIKPEMTGHYLAEFSISYKPVKHGRPGIGATHSSRFIPLK, from the exons ATGACCCAAATTTGCACCCGGCGACAATCATATACCCATCCGCCCTTCCATCCACTCACAAGGTCCTATACAGCTCCATCTACGCGTGGCGTACCGGATCCAAATCTATCCGATCCGGGTCCCCTCCCGACACCACACAACACACGATCGACGACGCAGAGAGCCGACCCCTTGAGCAAAATG TCCGATAACGAGGTGACCGACCCCCAACTCGCCGCTGACCTCAAGAAGCGCCGCAGCTTCCGCACGTTCTCGTACCGCGGCGTCGAGCTCGAGAAGCTCCTTGACCTGAGCAATGAGGAC TTTGTCGAG CTCGTCCATGCCCGTGCCCGACGCCGGTTCCAACGCGGTCTCAAGCGCCGTCCGATGGGCCTCATCAAGAAGCTCCGTAAAGCCAAGAAGGAGGCTCCTCCCAACGAAAAGCCCGCA ATGATTGGCTCCGTTGTCGGCATTTACAACGGCAAG GTCTTCAACTCTGTGGAGATCAAGCCCGAGATGACTGGCCACTACCTTGCCGAGT TCTCGATCTCGTACAAGCCCGTCAAGCACGGTCGTCCGGGTATCGGTGCGACTCACT CTTCCCGATT CATCCCTCTCAAGTAA
- a CDS encoding GNAT family acetyltransferase: protein MRKQLDNRIPILINNNVKRNHRSFIVLVGDKGRDQVVNLHFLLSQARVSARPSVLWCYKKDLGFTSHRKKREAKIKRDVKRGIREANEQDPFEIFVTVTDIRYTQVYYKESHKVLGNTYGMCVLQDFEAITPNLLARTIETVEGGGLVVLLLKTMSSLKQLYTMSMDVHARYRTSSHDSVVARFNERFILSLASCDDCLVLDDELNVLPISRGKDIEPIDEAEERGKGKQIEDELTELKESLADTKPIGELVKLAKTTDQAKALLTFVEAIAEKTLSSTVALTAARGRGKSAALGMAIAASLAHGYSNIFVTSPSPENLKTLFDFIFKGMDALGYEEHLDYDIVQSTNPDFNKAIVRVNVFREHRQTIQYIQPQDAHVLGQAELVIIDEAAAIPLPLVRNLLGPYLVFMASTINGYEGTGRSLSLKLIQQLRESTRPVIAKSNDDSLAPASNSKKSAASGSSGIKARTLREIKLETPIRYGSGDKVEKWLHSVLCLDATVVSRGISGSGCPHPSQCELFYVNRDTLFSYNPASEVFLQRMMALFVSSHYKNSPNDLQLMSDAPAHHLFVLLPPLRDDESTLPDPLVVLQVALEGNISKQAILESLSRGLRSGGDLIPWIISQQFQDNNFAELSGARIVRIATHPDYASMGYGSRALKALESFYNGELFNLDEAPEETQEEDYRPTIDPNATLLTDKVAVRSATQMPPLLQRLSQRKPEVLDYVGVSYGLSPQLLRFWKRAGYCPLYLRQTTSDLTGENTCVMVKNLGDVLEGEEHWIGAFAQDFRRRFLTLLSFQFREFGSASALSILEAIANTEQKSEIGLTELNFLLTPFDLKRLEAYSNSLIDYHVVLDLLPTLATLYFGKRLGPDVKLNAIQSSIMLSLGLQRKSELDIPVNQALALFVKAIRKICARLQNLHKESLGADIPSQPSQPPAKADGTDWKPLAQTVEEELQEAGNEVTRELKAKQREMIDALDLSKYAIDHTSADWVQAEAHVAKLADPNRKKDVSTVVSLKSSAQAGAKKRAGDEATDQQQAPKKKNRRSTNKGSKK from the exons ATGAGAAAGCAGCTGGACAACAGAATACCAATACTTATTAACAACAATGTAAAGAGGAACCACCGCTCTTTCATAGTATTAGTTGGAGACAAAGGCAGAGACCAA GTTGTAAACCTTCACTTTCTATTGTCCCAGGCCCGGGTGTCTGCTCGGCCTTCGGTATTGTGGTGCTACAAGAAGGATTTGGGATTCACAAG TCACCGCAAGAAACGTGAAGCCAAGATTAAGAGAGATGTAAAGCGAGGGATACGAGAAGCAAACGAACAGGACCCATTCGAAATATTTGTAACGGTTACCGATATTCGATACACGCAAGT GTACTACAAGGAGTCCCACAAGGTTCTCGGTAACACCTACGGAATGTGCGTTCTGCAAGACTTTGAAGCTATTACACCGAATCTTCTCGCTCGCACGATCGAAACCGTCGAGGGAGGAGGACTGGTGGTGCTTCTCCTGAAGACGATGTCCTCGCTAAAGCAATTGTACACCATGTCCATG GACGTTCATGCCCGATACCGCACCTCATCACACGATTCAGTTGTTGCCCGATTTAACGAGCGCTTCATATTGTCCCTGGCATCATGCGATGATTGCCTCGTTCTCGATGACGAGTTGAACGTTCTACCTATCTCACGAGGGAAAGATATTGAACCTATTGATGAGGCTGAAGAAAGAGGAAAGGGCAAGCAAATTGAGGATGAGCTGACAGAGCTCAAAGAAAGTTTGGCCGATACCAAACCTATAGGTGAACTGGTCAAGCTTGCGAAAACAACGGATCAG GCCAAGGCGCTCTTGACGTTTGTAGAAGCCATCGCCGAGAAGACACTATCGTCGACTGTGGCGCTTACTGCAGCTCGTGGACGAGGCAAATCAGCCGCACTAGGAATGGCGATCGCGGCCTCGCTGGCGCATGGCTACTCGAATATATTCGTTACTAGCCCTAGCCCGGAGAATTTAAAGACACTGTTTGATTTCATCTTTAAAGGGATGGATGCGCTGGGATATGAAGAGCACCTGGACTATGATATTGTTCAGAGCACCAACCCAGATTTCAACAAGGCGATTGTTAGGGTTAACGTGTTTAGGGAACATCGTCAGACAATTCAA TACATACAACCCCAAGATGCCCACGTCTTGGGGCAAGCGGAGTTGGTCATCATTGATGAGGCCGCTGCTATTCCCTTGCCATTAGTCCGAAATCTGCTCGGTCCCTATTTGGTGTTCATGGCATCGACAATCAACGGATACGAAGGTACGGGCAGATCGCTTTCTCTGAAGCTTATTCAACAGCTTCGAGAGAGTACACGCCCAGTCATTGCCAAAAGCAACGATGACTCCCTCGCTCCTGCATCCAATTCCAAAAAGAGTGCGGCATCTGGCAGCTCGGGTATCAAGGCGAGAACACTGCGGGAGATCAAGCTTGAGACTCCTATCCGATATGGAAGTGGGGACAAGGTTGAGAAGTGGCTGCACTCGGTACTGTGCCTCGATGCAACTGTCGTGTCCCGGGGGATCAGCGGCTCGGGCTGTCCGCACCCTTCGCAGTGCGAATTATTCTACGTAAACAGAGATACACTCTTCAGCTACAATCCAGCATCCGAGGTTTTCCTTCAACGCATGATGGCATTATTTGTCTCCAGCCATTACAAGAATTCCCCAAACGATCTGCAACTCATGAGCGATGCGCCAGCCCATCACCTTTTCGTCCTCCTCCCGCCACTCAGGGACGACGAGAGCACACTCCCGGACCCACTAGTCGTACTCCAGGTTGCACTAGAAGGCAATATATCCAAACAAGCTATTCTAGAGAGCCTCAGCCGTGGATTACGCTCTGGTGGTGACCTGATACCATGGATAATATCCCAGCAG TTCCAAGATAACAACTTTGCAGAGCTTTCAGGCGCCCGAATCGTGAGGATTGCGACACATCCTGATTATGCGAGC ATGGGTTACGGCAGCCGGGCGCTCAAGGCTCTCGAGTCATTTTATAATGGCGAACTATTCAATCTCGACGAAGCCCCGGAGGAAACGCAAGAAGAAGACTATCGCCCGACCATCGATCCG AATGCCACACTTCTCACCGACAAGGTTGCCGTCCGCTCTGCTACTCAAATGCCACCGCTCCTTCAACGTCTGTCTCAACGCAAGCCCGAAGTACTTGACTATGTTGGCGTCTCTTATGGTTTGTCGCCGCAACTACTCAGATTCTGGAAACGTGCGGGATACTGCCCGCTTTATCTCCGTCAAACGACGAGTGACCTGACGGGAGAGAATACGTGTGTAATGGTCAAGAATTTAGGAGATGTGTTGGAGGGTGAAGAGCATTGGATAGGAGCGTTTGCTCAAG ATTTCAGGAGACGGTTCCTGACGCTCCTTTCGTTCCAATTTAGAGAATTTGGATCAGCTTCTGCGTTGAGTATCCTGGAGGCTATAGCCAACACTGAACAAAAGTCGG AGATTGGCCTGACGGAACTAAACTTCCTCCTTACCCCGTTCGATCTCAAACGACTCGAGGCATATTCAAATAGCCTAATCGACTACCACGTCGTGCTTGATCTTCTTCCTACACTCGCGACGTTGTATTTTGGGAAGAGACTTGGACCAGACGTGAAGCTCAATGCGATCCAGAGTTCGATCATGCTCTCGCTAGGACTGCAACGCAAG AGTGAGTTGGACATACCTGTCAACCAAGCACTCGCGCTCTTTGTCAAAGCCATCCGAAAGATCTGCGCACGTCTGCAAAACCTGCACAAGGAATCCCTTGGAGCAGATATTCCTTCCCAGCCGTcccagccacccgccaaaGCGGACGGAACGGACTGGAAGCCGCTAGCTCAGACGGTTGAAGAAGAGCTCCAAGAGGCTGGGAACGAGGTTACACGCGAGCTCAAGGCCAAGCAGCGAGAAATGATCGATGCGCTTGATTTGTCCAA GTATGCAATTGATCATACGTCTGCTGACTGGGTCCAGGCTGAAGCGCATGTGGCCAAGCTCGCGGATCCTAACCGGAAAAAGGACGTGTCGACTGTTGTTTCTCTCAAATCCTCTGCCCAGGCTGGAGCGAAGAAACGGGCGGGGGACGAGGCGACGGACCAGCAGCAGGCGCCGAAAAAAAAGAATCGACGATCGACGAATAAAGGATCTAAAAAATAG
- a CDS encoding NADH-ubiquinone oxidoreductase complex i, 21 kDa subunit domain-containing protein, translating to MPLKQTSTPYPLLDADPQFGRVVRYFRPSDYAVWAGATAAAPAALLTYERIDPSRHNLRPALKMITFVGAVGGFLLAYQRSSLRFWGWSENAREEQLDYKELSARAAAGKPLYGESDMPPFIQGAAHRNSAFSQLKFAAIPWFNFVSHPHHGTDPEKYKAKE from the exons ATGCCTTTAAAACAGACGTCTACCCCGTATCCTCTCCTCGACGCTGACCCTCAATTTGGCCGTGTGGTTCGTTATTTCCGGCCTAGCGATTATGCTGTCTGGGCTGGGGCAACTGCTGCTGCACCAGCGGCTCTTCTTACCTATG AGCGCATCGACCCCTCACGACACAACTTGCGCCCTGCCCTCAAAATGATTACTTTCGTTGGCGCGGTAGGAGGCTTCTTGTTGGCGTATCAGAGGTCTTCTT TGCGGTTCTGGGGATGGTCAGAAAACGCTCGTGAGGAACAACTTGATTACAAGGAGCTTTCTGCACGTGCCGCTGCTGGAAAGCCGCTATATG GCGAGTCGGACATGCCTCCGTTCATCCAAGGAGCGGCACACCGTAACTCAGCATTCAGCCAGCTGAAGTTTG CTGCGATCCCATG GTTCAACTTTGTGTCGCACCCTCATCATGGGACTGATCCTGAGAAATATAAGGCCAAGGAATAG
- a CDS encoding major facilitator superfamily transporter — MDDELWGNAWGSTTDTKATTTKDSVSPNLTPKWPAKAVPTPGLSDGWGASPWGASTTNVNLNDSEGGWGDSLEYDNQAPQPVESYTESVVVLEPKEESEPELEQEVYLSSVDHQADIPHSPLPTSPPPESHTTTTDSRSSSPVHRFSTDEPAQEPPVTPRVTEVVVQPSPPQPDLDDNFGGFRTGDESQLRVTTNPEEDPWSPAAGDLTFPTTIHDSSQVEAEPVADGDAWGSNWEPKQEKQEKPLDEWEQARIKKERRDRRVPPEVLSGYLTNWDEPTTDWRSPIEEISELQILRKLYRLPMLATTLSSPPPVLAPLPPYNSLQIHSRERAALKATRVSAVSQLSPFAHLTSARSIQAVHRFSSKPSVSISKSSLDFGDGVVGVGWAWAHDEKKSESKPKSAPIPAPVTTTSTTTVVSSTPSPTPATPTGRFSGFWARARGSTDKSSVGQGSRSNTPVPLTSPSTSSLGEATNSTKPIETSAVETSSASTQPQPVESPTPPPASSGVSRFFKRFSRSNLAESERSRLAASESVSLSAEDLEFLADSVPETTEKSLLGGATEIDALEAMLRSKPLPKNVPALAPPPRMTGPSSGSPSPLASVPEGHSAGVDDLWDIFGGSSNGHSSNPSLPAPHRASLTPKLTTPVSSAPGSRSHTPRLPSIADISTIVGGKGSHLRQTSFSGRPQQAFHADVPSLDSPPIPALPPPPGSMAAPSLMEVDPFDDFVVSFDDFGDFESSAPVSVQASNISSPPPLTISSPPVTISSITSPPPITFSSPPPPLPPPKTGTPVFVRTSTNIQRVGTPPVALPPLLPPPGRSNSSMTNASFTATSAPVIAPPPNPLPQPQIDLFDFGSSPPKNVSVPTPSFAQTSKPTTTAPSKGGLSASDLSFFEGL, encoded by the exons ATGGATGACGAACTCTGGGGCAACGCATGGGGCTCAACGACCGATACGAAAGCAACTACGACCAAAGATTCTGTCTCACCTAACCTTACCCCTAAATGGCCGGCTAAAGCTGTACCGACTCCTGGACTTTCTGATGGATGGGGAGCATCTCCCTGGGGTGCTAGTACGACGAATGTCAACTTGAACGATTCCGAAGGCGGCTGGGGAGATAGCCTAGAGTACGACAATCAAGCGCCTCAACCCGTTGAATCTTATACTGAGTCTGTTGTTGTCCTTGAACCCAAGGAGGAGTCGGAACCAGAG CTTGAGCAAGAAGTCTACTTGTCTTCAGTAGATCATCAAGCGGATATTCCACACAGTCCTCTTCCGACTTCTCCCCCACCAGAAAGCCACACGACGACAACCGACTCCCGTTCCTCGTCGCCTGTACATAGGTTCTCAACCGACGAACCAGCTCAGGAACCACCTGTCACACCACGTGTTACTGAGGTTGTTGTTCAgccatctccccctcaacCCGACCTGGACGACAACTTTGGTGGATTTAGAACAGGAGATGAGTCCCAGTTGCGTGTAACTACAAACCCGGAGGAAGATCCCTGGAGCCCTGCTGCTGGCGATCTTACCTTCCCCACCACAATACACGACTCTTCGCAGGTGGAAGCTGAACCAGTAGCGGATGGAGATGCATGGGGCTCAAATTGGGAGCCCAAGCAGGAGAAACAAGAGAAACCGTTAGACGAGTGGGAACAGGCGCGaataaagaaagaaagaagagaTCGTAGAGTT CCTCCTGAAGTGCTTTCTGGTTACTTGACCAACTGGGA TGAGCCAACCACTGATTGGCGATCGCCGATAGAGGAAATTTCCGAACT GCAAATACTACGCAAACTATACCGGCTTCCTATGTTAGCTACGACCCTATCTTCTCCGCCGCCTGTTCTTGCCCCGTTACCTCCTTACAACTCTTTACAAATCCACTCCCGTGAACGAGCAGCACTCAAGGCAACTCGCGTTTCAGCTGTTTCTCAACTCAGCCCATTCGCGCATTTGACATCGGCTCGCTCAATTCAAGCAGTACACCGCTTTTCGTCTAAACCTAGCGTGAGCATTTCTAAATCTTCTCTCGACTTTGGCGATGGCGTGGTCGGTGTCGGTTGGGCGTGGGCCCACGATGAAAAAAAGTCTGAATCAAAGCCAAAATCTGCTCCAATCCCGGCACCAGTCACCACTACTTCAACTACAACCGTTGTTTCCTCGACACCTTCGCCGACACCCGCAACGCCTACAGGTCGTTTTTCAGGCTTTTGGGCACGAGCGCGAGGTAGCACTGATAAATCAAGCGTGGGTCAGGGCTCGCGTTCTAATACGCCCGTTCCCTTGACATCCCCATCCACCTCGTCATTAGGCGAGGCCACGAATAGCACAAAACCAATCGAAACTTCTGCAGTGGAAACTTCTTCAGCTTCCACTCAACCTCAACCAGTTGAATCACCAACCCCACCTCCAGCATCGTCAGGCGTATCCAGGTTTTTCAAGCGATTTTCGAGGTCGAATCTAGCCGAGTCTGAACGCTCGCGTCTTGCTGCATCGGAATCTGTGTCACTCTCTGCGGAGGATCTCGAGTTTTTAGCCGATTCTGTGCCAGAGACAACGGAGAAAAGTCTGCTTGGCGGGGCCACTGAAATTGACGCACTTGAAGCCATGCTAAGGAGCAAACCTCTACCGAAAAATGTACCCGCACTCGCACCTCCTCCGAGGATGACAGGGCCCTCTAGTGGTTCTCCATCGCCCCTTGCCAGTGTCCCCGAGGGTCACTCTGCCGGAGTGGATGATCTATGGGATATATTCGGTGGATCATCCAATGGCCATTCGAGTAATCCATCTCTTCCAGCGCCTCACAGAGCATCTCTCACTCCTAAGCTTACTACACCCGTCAGCTCAGCTCCAGGCTCGCGTAGTCATACTCCCCGCCTTCCCTCCATCGCGGACATTTCAACTATCGTAGGTGGGAAAGGATCCCATCTTCGACAGACTTCGTTCTCGGGTCGCCCACAACAGGCATTCCACGCAGATGTACCTTCCCTGGATTCGCCGCCTATACCTGCGCTCCCTCCACCACCTGGCTCCATGGCTGCTCCATCGCTCATGGAAGTGGATCCATTTGATGACTTTGT GGTGTCTTTTGATGACTTTGGTGATTTCGAGTCCTCGGCCCCTGTTTCTGTACAAGCATCGAACATTAGCTCCCCTCCCCCTCTGACGATCAGTTCCCCTCCCGTTACGATCTCGAGCATCACATCGCCTCCTCCCATCACGTTCAGCTCACCACCCCCACCTTTACCTCCGCCCAAAACGGGAACGCCGGTGTTTGTGCGTACAAGTACAAACATTCAACGGGTTGGCACTCCACCTGTTGCACTACCTCCGCTTCTACCCCCACCTGGTCGCTCGAATTCTTCCATGACCAATGCTTCGTTTACGGCGACATCCGCCCCTGTTATCGCACCTCCTCCAAACCCCCTGCCTCAACCTCAAATAGATCTCTTCGATTTCGGATCCTCGCCTCCTAAAAACGTGTCCGTTCCAACGCCATCTTTCGCTCAAACCTCAAAACCAACCACTACCGCACCCAGCAAAGGAGGACTTTCCGCATCTGATCTCAGTTTCTTCGAGGGTCTCTAG
- a CDS encoding major facilitator superfamily transporter — protein sequence METPKGIELTPAPTLVVDPINEKEKSIIEEAEVTELANTKALRKYALLAVFCLGQFLDTMNNSAMFPAIPAISHQVGLTESDSVWLFAAYQATFASFLLISGRISDVYNPKPVFILGTAFFGLISLGGGFINDKIPLLVLRALQGIGASLTIPSSLNLIIQLFPDPQEQSRAIGLFGAMGAIGNVLGTIVGAVLVNTLHGVICIILIPKTAQNKENKKSTFDFVGVFLLTVRLFLALAVAFFFWEARIDEDSAALPPKLWFYKNFAVLFGVALMPYFWWVQIYLTFSAYWQDHLHWSSIIAGVKFLPLGIVAGPIMVNAGRIARIGQPKWMILGGLTAAFIATILLPFSDRPHDRYWPLDFPAFIIGTAGTSIAFVLTNINIFRTTPSRYAGTVGAVFNAALQLGSAIGTSATTSIQASVDVRNVGKEGSTGFEGRSAALWFLLAWVGLEIIGVAVFFQRSAKSPLDEEAAEGKAGPKVVVH from the exons ATGGAGACTCCTAAAGGCATCGAACTCACTCCTGCACCTACCCTTGTGGTAGATCCCATAAACGAGAAGGAAAAGTCTATTATCGAAGAGGCTGAAGTCACTGAGCTCGCAAACACCAAAGCCCTCCGAAAGTATGCGTTGCTCGCAGTCTTCTGTCTGGGTCAATTTCTTGATACCATGAACAACTCGGCCATGTTCCCAGCTATCCCAGCCATTTCGCATCAAGTTGGTCTGACTGAGAGCGACTCCGTCTGGCTTTTTGCCGCATATCAGGCAACATTCGCCTCGTTCTTGCTCATT AGTGGACGTATTTCTGACGTATACAACCCCAAACCTGTTTTCATCTTGGGCACTGCGTTCTTCGGACTTATTTCGCTTGGTGGAGGTTTCATCAACGATAAGATTCCGTTGTTAGTCCTGCGAGCTCTACAGGGAATTGGTGCATCGCTTACCATTCCCTCTTCCCTCAACCTGATCATCCAACTGTTCCCGGATCCTCAGGAACAAAGTCGAGCGATTGGCTTGTTTGgcgccatgggagccatcgGAAATG TACTTGGAACCATTGTTGGTGCCGTTCTTGTGAATACACTTCATGGAG TCATTTGCATCATTTTGATTCCCAAGACCGCGCAGAACAAAGAGAATAAGAAGTCGACCTTTGACTTCGTTGGCGTGTTCCTCCTCACAGTGCGGTTATTCT TAGCACTTGCCGTAGCATTCTTCTTCTGGGAAGCCCGTATCGATGAGGATAGTGCAGCATT ACCTCCAAAGCTGTGGTTCTACAAGAACTTCGCTGTTCTCTTTGGAGTTGCCCTCATGCCATATTTCTGGTGGGTTCAAATCTACCTCACCTTTTCGGCATATTGGCAAGATCATCTGCACTGGTCGAGCATCATCGCTGGAGTCAAGTT CTTGCCTCTTGGAATCGTTGCCGGTCCTATCATGGTCAACGCTGGACGCATTGCTCGCATCGGCCAGCCCAAGTGGATGATCTTGGGTGGTTTAACGGCAGCATTCATTGCAACCATCTTGCTTCCATTTTCTGATCGCCCTCATGACCGTTACTGGCCACTCGATTTCCCGGCATTCATCATCGGTACTGCTGGCACTTCAATCGCCTTTGTTCTCACCAA TATCAATATCTTCCGCACTACTCCATCCCGGTATGCCGGCACAGTTGGCGCTGTTTTCAACGCAGCCCTTCAACTCGGAAGTGCTATAGGCACCTCTGCGACCACTTCTATCCAAGCCTCGGTAGACGTACGGAACGTTGGGAAGGAGGGTTCCACCGGATTCGAGGGACGCTCTGCGGCTCTTTGGTTCTTGCTTGCCTGGGTCGGGCTCGAGATCATTGGAGTTGCGGTGTTCTTCCAACGCTCCGCAAAGTCCCCCCTTGACGAAGAAGCGGCAGAAGGAAAGGCGGGGCCCAAGGTCGTGGTCCATTAG
- a CDS encoding Abhydrolase domain-containing protein, translating to MEKSDLSKGPMICEPMDRRDTAQYVQHGQRRAVAGKLWLAASTLVAGWHLHRFACKPSMHMSPIPHTDNIEWSSCGDNYECGRLLVPLDYHNESLGHADLAVGRYLAKNKTSRLGSLFINPGGPGGSGMSFLYRAGPALATLLDDRYDIVSWDPRGINGTTPGVDCFASQTDQDIAFSHTYQDVGFEARNLSDPVDRAVYAQQVRKADAENAVIAQLCLNRTGEGLRHVGTATVVRDLELLSRVIEGPEKLVNFWGFSYGTVVGEVVSPRSGLDNIFLTLSPQRYFVNMFPERVGNVTIDGVVDPILWATTGAYEWGKWDLVDTERAYTNFLDACAEAGPERCALNTNERSTAQAIRKAVEKFIDDLYERPLPVPHGEQPYILTSGMVRNLLFINMYRPRGWPALAEQIAAGINGDGAPITNAVLNTIERNSTKKAQTAMAIEAVTCVDGPELYDVDPHKAVEAIIEENVQTYGQVSTHFAGVEVSMCHHWKTREAERFVGPFNHTTLANDILVIGNTADPITPVVNARTVNRLLPQSRLIVQDGSGHCSLAMASTCTAKAIRGYFLDGVLPPNGIVCDTIERLFPEKSAPAEAKAWLNSEASFSEADTRLAEVVRDLGMAMEPFVGLHKKPKSLL from the exons ATGGAAAAAAGCGACTTATCCAAGGGCCCGATGATATGCGAACCGATGGATCGCCGGGATACTGCCCAGTATGTCCAACACGGTCAACGCCGCGCGGTCGCTGGCAAACTATGGCTAGCTGCATCGACCTTGGTGGCTGGCTGGCATCTCCACCGCTTTGCATGCAAGCCCTCGATGCACATG TCCCCCATTCCTCACACGGACAACATCGAGTGGTCTAGCTGCGGAGACAACTACGAGTGCGGCCGGCTCTT GGTACCTCTGGACTATCATAATGAATCACTAGGACACGCCGATCTTGCTGTTGGTCGATACTTGGCTAAGAATAAGACGTCCCGACTCGGCTCCCTCTTTATTAACCCA GGCGGACCGGGTGGTTCGGGCATGTCTTTTCTCTATAGAGCAGGTCCAGCTCTTGCCACGCTCCTAGACGATCGGT ACGATATCGTATCTTGGGACCCTCGTGGCATCAATGGAACAAC CCCTGGAGTCGACTGTTTTGCATCGCAAACGGATCAG GACATCGCATTCAGTCACACATACCAAGATGTTGGATTTGAAGCAAGGAATCTGTCAGACCCAGTGGATCGTGCTGTCTACGCACAACAGGTTCGTAAAGCCGATGCCGAAAACGCAGTGATTGCACAGTTGTGCTTGAATCGTACGGGGGAGGGACTGCGCCACGTTGGTACCGCAACAGTCGTACGCGATTTGGAATTACTCTCCCGCGTCATCGAAGGACCAGAGAAGCTGGTTAACTTCTGGGGCTTCAGTTATGGGACTGTAGTCGGTGA GGTCGTAAGTCCTAGGTCTGGGCTCGATAATATCTTTCTAACCCTCTCACCGCAAAGATATTTTGTCAATATGTTCCCTGAGCGTGTGGGGAATGTTACCATTGATGGCGTTGTG GACCCGATTTTATGGGCAACAACAGGTGCCTACGAATGGGGAAAAT GGGATCTTGTCGATACCGAACGGGCTTACACTAATTTCCTCGACGCATGTGCTGAG GCCGGCCCCGAGCGATGTGCTCTCAACACAAACGAGAGGTCAACCGCCCAGGCTATTCGGAAAGCTGTTGAAAAGTTCATCGATGATCTTTATGAGCGTCCCCTGCCTGTCCCCCATGGAGAGCAACCGTATATTCTTACTTCCGGCATGGTTCGCA ATCTCTTGTTCATCAACATGTACCGCCCTCGTGGTTGGCCTGCGCTAGCAGAGCAAATTGCCGCCGGTATCAATGGCGATGGTGCACCCATTACGAACGCGGTACTCAACACTATCGAGAGAAACTCTACAAAGAAAGCGCAGACTGCCATGGCTATCGAGGCTGTAACATGCGTTGATGGACCAGAACTTTATGATGTTGACCCCCACAAGGCCGTCGAGGCCATAATTGAGGAAAACGTGCAGACATATGGACAGGTCTCGACTCATTTTGCGGGTGTTGAG GTTTCAATGTGCCATCATTGGAAGACGCGAGAGGCCGAGCGATTTGTGGGTCCTTTTAACCATACGACGCTCGCCAACGATATCCTAGTTATTGGTAACACAGCTGAC CCAATCACTCCGGTTGTAAATGCTCGCACGGTCAACAGGCTGCTCCCTCAATCTCGTCTCATCGTCCAGGATGGCAGTGGT CATTGCTCCCTTGCAATGGCAAGCACTTGTACTGCCAAGGCCATTCGTGGCTATTTCCTCGACGGTGTTCTACCGCCGAACGGCATCGTGTGTGATACCATCGAACGCTTGTTCCCAGAGAAATCTGCACCTGCCGAAGCAAAGGCCTGGCTGAACTCGGAAGCGAGTTTCTCTGAGGCTGATACTCGCCTTGCAGAGGTTGTAAGGGACCTTGGAATGGCGATGGAGCCATTTGTTGGATTGCACAAGAAGCCAAAGTCACTTCTTTGA